A single region of the Vicia villosa cultivar HV-30 ecotype Madison, WI linkage group LG4, Vvil1.0, whole genome shotgun sequence genome encodes:
- the LOC131596942 gene encoding uncharacterized protein LOC131596942 has product MDNNVTVNQGATRRTHTYTFHREGMVQLGQLGELVTGHNETVFSDNYGNILSLLYSRVDEWALSTLLQFYDPDIRCFTFSDYQLAPTLEEYSYLLNIKIQHRVPFVCVPEKPRLDYIANALYLSLGDVHDNWKKNGDTHGFYMSFLVEKAQEFADKGIWEAFNAILAALIYGIVMFPNIHKFVDLAAICLFMDKNPIPTLLADTYYSIHSRHGKRGAIRGCLPLLYKWFKSHLPASGPFVTSTQKWSQRIMGLTANDIVWYQFRTGISEVIIRCGNFGNVPLIGTRGCINYNPVLALRQLGYTMKSGPSDREIYQSVYFEKGADPVALE; this is encoded by the coding sequence ATGGATAACAACGTGACCGTCAATCAAGGAGCTACAAGGCGCACACACACTTATACTTTCCATCGCGAGGGTATGGTTCAATTGGGACAATTGGGTGAATTGGTCACTGGTCATAATGAAACAGTGTTCAGTGACAATTATGGCAACATATTATCTCTTCTGTACTCGCGTGTCGACGAATGGGCCTTatctactcttcttcagttctacGACCCAGACATCCGTTGTTTCACATTTTCAGATTATCAGCTAGCTCCCACTCTCGAAGAGTACTCTTACCTCCTcaacatcaagattcaacacagagTGCCTTTTGTTTGTGTCCCAGAGAAACCTAGGTTGGATTacattgccaacgctctttatttgagcttggGAGATGTTCATGATAACTGGAAGAAGAATGGTGATACTCATGGCTTCTACATGAGTTTCCTGGTTGAAAAAGCTCAAGAGTTTGCTGACAAAGGAATATGGGAGGCTTTCAATGCTATTTTGGCCGCTCTGATCTATGGAATTGTGATGTTTCCcaacattcacaagttcgttgattTGGCTGCTATATGTCTGTTTATGGACAAGAATCCGATACCCACCCTATTGGCTGACACGTATTATTCCATTCACTCTCGGCATGGTAAAAGGGGGGCTATTCGAGGTTGCTTGCCGCTGTTATATAAATGGTTCAAATCTCACTTGCCTGCTAGTGGTCCGTTTGTTACCTCTACTCAGAAATGGTCTCAGAGAATCATGGGACTTACTGCAAACGATATCGTATGGTATCAATTCCGAACAGGCATATCTGAAGTCATTATTAGGTGCGGAAACTTTGGTAACGTCCCACTCATTGGGACAAGAGGATGTATTAACTACAACCCAGTTCTAGCTCTTCGTCAGTTGGGCTATACCATGAAAAGTGGGCCTTCGGATAGGGAAATTTACCAATCCGTGTACTTTGAAAAGGGAGCTGACCCTGTAGCGCTTGAGTAA